One Nostoc sp. CENA543 genomic window, ACCAGGTTGTGGAAAATGCCCCCAATAGTGTGAAAGTTTTTACTGTCGTGATGATGTTAGTAGGAGCGATCGTCATTGGTATCTGGTACGCCATGTTGACCGATTTTGTCTTGGGTAATCGCTTCAAGCAATTTTGGGATGTGGCGCGTGTTCCCCTACGACATCACTATATTGTCTGCGGTTTAAGTGGCATTGGCAATCGCATTGTGCAGCAACTCCACAACAGTGGTCATGAAGTTGTAGTAATTGAAACTGACTCCAATAACAGATATATTAACTCCGTCCGGGGCTTAGGTATCCCTGTAATTCAAGGTGATGCGAGTTTCCGCACCATCTTGCAAACTAGCAATGTCCACTCTGCGGCGGCGGTGTTAACTGTCACCAATAACGACGCTACAAATCTGGAAATTGCCCTGAAAGCCAAAGGTTTAGCACCAAAAATCCCCGTGATTGTCCATTATGCTGACCCAGATTTTGCGGGGATGGCAAAACAGGTGTTTGACTTTGAAGCTGTACTCAGTTCCGCAGAATTAGCAGCACCCGCATTTGCAGCTGCGGCTTTAGGTGGTCGTATCTTAGGTAATGGCATCACTGCCGATAAACTTTGGGTAGCCTTTGCAACTTTAATTACACCCTCACACCCTTTTTGTAGCAACTTAGTCAAAGAAGCCGCCATGTCTGCAAATTTTGTACCTTTGTATATAGAAAGCAATGGTCACATAATTCAAGGTTGGGATTTGTTGACTACTTACCTCAAAGAAGGTGACATTTTATATTTGACCATGCCAGCTAATCGTTTATATCTGTTGTGGCGCAATGAGCGAGTCTGTGGTAATCAAGTTTGACTATAAGAGCTTACTTGTAAAATAAATATTAAGTAGTGGCGCGGCAAGCCTTAAATGTTGCAAAAAAATTGTAGTGGACTGACACGACTAAAATGATGCAATAAAAAATCGGTTTCATCAGCGTTTATCTGCGTCCATCTGCGTTTTAGCCCACTACATTCGCCAGAAGGATTTTTTACCAAACCCTATCCCTGTTTTGTCACTCTAGGCAGAGGAAAAGTAGAAATCAGGGTGAGTCAGGAAAATAAATATTGAACTGGTGAGGTGATAAATAATAGATTGAAGTTTAGAAAAACCCAAGGACAATTGGGGAATAGGAAAAACTGTTAACCAGGGATATATTAGGTTAAATAAAGTAAAAGGTTGAATTATTAAACGGAGATTGTTAAGAATGTTCTTCCAACCCTTTCCATCATCCCACCAAGGATGAACAGCAAATTTTGATGGAGATTCAGGCACAGAAAACTGCATTTGTTCAGAGTGAAGGCTAACCATTAAATAGCTACTACAAACAATCTCCCACCAGCGTTCAATATCCGCATAGTGAGTCAGACGATAATCTGCCCAACCTAATTCATTCTTACTTTGCTTCAAGCCATATTCAACCCATGTTCTTAACCCATAGAAATTCCCAACTTCCCTGGGTGTAATATCGGGATATTTAGTCATGACATACCAAGTAGAGTTTCCTGGCAACTTTTCAACGTCTGTGGTGATCTGCCAATATCTATGTTCGCTACGTTTTCCGTAAATTATTTCTCTAATATATCGATTTTCACTGTCGAGGTCAGAAAATACACGTTTAAATCTCTGCCACTCTAGATATTGAGTATGCTGTCGTGGAAGTAGCTTTACATCGTGGTTTGAGCGAATTGCCACTATATAGTTTAGATTCATTTCATCTAACACTGATACAAAATTAGTTCCGCTTTCTCCATACAAACTATCTGCCAATACTAAATTAAATTTAAAGCCTAGTGACTTGAGCTTTCTGATTAAATTAGCGGCTATTTGTGGCTTGGTTAGATACTTATCTTCTGGTTTTAATCTTTCACGCGGCTTGTATACTTCAAACAGCAGAGGAAAGGTCATTCCGCAGAATACACCGTATGCTGTAACCACTACAATTCCATTGTCAACCTTTCCTAAGTTTCCTATATATTGTCTTTTGACATAATCTGTTGATGAGCCTTTCTTTCTATCTCCAGTTTCGTCAATAATTAAAACGATTGGTCTACCTTTTATGATTTCTAAAATTAGTTCTAAACGTAAAGCTCTTAGCTTCTCTATTTCCCAAGGTGATTTAGTTAAGAAATGATGTAAGCCTTGCTGATTATCTAATCCTACAATTTTGGCTATTTCTGGTAATGTTTTCCGTTTTAGTTCGGAAATGCAACCTATATGCAGGTATTTAAATGCTTCAAAGCTTCTAACATCTGAAAACAGACTTTTATACCACTGGCAATATTCGTCCACGAATTTGATCGTTTTCACGGGTGAACGAGGCTCTACCATTCTCTGTGCTTACGTTCTAGAGTTTTTACGTTCTTATACTACCGCGAAAGTGACAAATCAGGGCTATTTATTCACATTGAGTATCTGCGAAGTTTTTAACCTCTCCATCCATTTTTCTAAATAGACTCGGTTGGCTTCTTGTTCAGATGGTTCTGAACTATCAGCCGGATAAGGCATTAAACCTAAAATTGCTGCTGTGGTGACGCAAAACATCGACTTTTGGAAAGTCATACAAATCTGCACCCGCAAATCATCTTCACCTCGGAGACTTTGCCGATAAATCTTATGTAAATATTCTGGTAAATAATGACGCATATCTTGCATTAACAATGTGGGAGGAATACCTGCGCCACCAATAGGCAAAGGATCAGCGTATAATGCCCCATATTGAAATCTGGCTTGATCAGGCGGAATCTGATATGCTTGAGCGTTTAAAGAAACTGTTCCCAAGAAGGGAGTACCTCTAAAGAAAACCGCTTCTACATAGGGGACTGCTGTATCTGCTAAAAAGGTCAACCCTAAGCTTTTAGGAATAATATCATAGACCTTGTTGTTAATTGTCACTGCGTAGGTAATGGGCTTTAAAGCATCTGCCACTAACCCGGCTTTAATATGGTCTACAACTTGCGGAATTGTTTTAATTTCACCTCTGTCATAACGGTCTGATAAGTTGAGGAAAATATCAGCCATGACACGCCAAAATTGACCCAAGCCACTATAGTAAGCTGACACCCGCAGTTGTTCAATTAAAAAGTCGGGAAACAGTTGATTTATTCCCATAACCAAGGGATTTGTTGCAAATTTTGCCTTAATTACTGCTTGCGCCCTTTGTTGAAATTCTTTGGTATCTAAATAGGCATCTAAACCACCGCCACCATGCCACATCATGGCTTTCATACAGTATTCGGCATACTCAAAATTAATTCTGTCATGCCACCAATGGCGGAATAATTTTTGCGGAGTGATTTCGCCATTGAAATATTTAAAGAATGGGAAAAATACTAAAAATTGATGGTCAGCAATATAAATTAGATTTTTAGAATAAGCATCTAAAACTACACCATAGCTTTTGAGAATCCCCACAACTTCTAAAACATTTTGGGGACTATCTACAAGTAGAGCTTGACCTGTAAGTAGCCGTTCGACAAACTCAGATAAAGGTTTATTCGGCTTATTTTTAACAGTTACCATTGCCAATTCTCCTAATAAAATTTTTAAAATTATGCTTGTTAGGGACTTCCAGAGAATAAACTATCCAATTTACCTACTTTAAAATAACTGTCTCTCCCCCTGCTCCCTGCTCCCTGCCCCCTTGCTATTCAGGTGATTGTATATTTTTTAATTGGAAGTCCCTTATTTCTGGGATGTTTAGTAATGGCAATGGCTAACTGTCTTGCTAGAACCCATCAGCCATTACTAACTGGCAGTTCGATGTTTAACTTTTGTCTGGTGTGTGATGCAATGAAACCGTGGCTACTGTATGTTCTACACTCACCATAGCCGTAACAGTGGGTTCGCTCCAGTGTACTAACCAAGTAGGTTGGATACCAAAAATGATAATTAAGGTTGCTAATAACATTGCTGGGGCGCGATCGCTCCAGTAAACTCTAGGTAAGCTAATTACTTGCTCAGACAAACGCCCGAAAAAAGCACGGTTAACCAGAATTAAGAAATAAACTGCCGTTAAACCAGTGCCAATCATTGATAACAACGTTTGGATGGGAAATATCGCAAAACTCCCTCTAAACACGATAAATTCGGAAATAAACCCTACCATTCCAGGAGTTCCAGCACTAGCCATTACACCTAAAATCATCAAGCTACCAATGACAGGTAAACCCCGTTCTGGGTTCAGCAGTCCTCGAATCACGCTTAAATCTCGGCTTCCAGCTTTTTGGTAGACAACACCGACTAACAAAAACAGCATTGCCGAAATTAACCCGTGGCTAATCATCTGCATCACAGCACCCAATGTGCTTAAGGGTGTAGCAGCAGCCGCCGCTAGTAAAATATAGCCCATGTGACCAATTGAACTATAGGCTACCATCTTCTTCATATCAGTTTGCGCGATCGCACAGGATGAACCATACAACACGCTGACCACAGCCCAAACTGCTAACCAAGGTGCTAAATATCCCCAAGCTGTCGGTAACAAGTTCATCCCAAACCGCAACAAGCCATAGGTTCCCAATTTCAATAACACACCAGCCAGCAGTACGGAAATTGGTGTAGAAGCTTCAACGTGAGCATCTGGCAACCAAGTGTGAAAGGGAACTAATGGCATTTTAATCCCAAAACCGATGAGAATTCCCGCCAAAAGTATCAATTGGGTAGCTAAGGGTAGGGCTTTTGTATTTAATGCTGTAAGAGCAAAGCTATTAGCACCACTCAACCACACCAAACCCAGGAAACTAGCTAGAATTAGAATCCCAGAAACAGCAGTGTAGATGAGGAATTTTGTTGCTGCGTAACCGCGTTTTGCCCCTCCCCAAATGGCAATGAGTAGGTATAGGGGAATTAGTTCTAACTCATAAAACAGGAAAAACAGCAGTAAATCTTGGGCGAGGAATGCACCTGCGACTCCAGCACTCAATATTAGGATTAGGGCGTAATAAAACCGAGGACGTTGTAGAGATTCATCGCTGCTGTAGATGGCGATCGCAGTTAATAGCGCATTTAACAACAGCAAAGGTAAAGATAAGCCATCTACCCCCAGATTATAGTTCAAGCCCAAGGCATTGATCCAGGGTAAAAACTCACTGAACTGCTGGTTAACTTCTCCTGGACTAAATTGGCTAGCTAAAAACACCGTCCACAAGAAAATTAACCCAGAGGAAATTAAAGCCACACTCCGGGAGATTTTCCCATCCTCGCCAGCAGGTAATAAACCAACTAACAACGCACCCAACAAAGGGGCAAAAATTAAAGCACTCAGCATAAGAAAGGGATATAAAAGTCGGAAGTCGGTATTTTCGGAACTCAGAAGTTAATTACTCCCTCACTCCTCTAAACTAATTACTCAACAAGGGCTAACGCCCCACTAACAGCACTCACTCACCACTCACCACTCATTACTCACCACTCAGCACTCATTACTCATTACTTATTACTTATTACTCATTACCCACTACTCAGCACGGGCTAAACGCCCCGCTTCCGCTAACAGCACTCAGCACTAAAAAGGCAACTTATCCAATAAGCCCAATGACCAACTAATAAAAAATCCCAGAATGCTAACTACCGCTAGGATGGTCAACATATAACCTTGAGATTGACCGGAAATACTGTACTTTAAGCCTTGTCCGCTTAAAATCGCGGCAAATCCCACTAGGTTTACTAAACCATCCACTAAATAGCGATCGCTCCAAGCGGAAATTTTCGATAGGATGGCGACAGCACTAACTATTGTGAGGCGATAAATCCGGTCAATGTAAAAGTCATAACCCAATAAATCCTGTACCATCCGCCAAGCCATGACTCTTGATCTCGACCAAGCTTTATGCAGATAAATGGTTGACCCAATTACTACACCCGCTACCGTAGAAGACACCAATACTAAAACCACATACCAATCAATACTTTCCCAAGCAGGTAGCAAGTACCATTGCTGTAGCATCAGAGGTAATAGTAAAGTCACAATTGTCAGTGACACCATTGGGAAAGCCATCGGCCAGCCCACTTCCGGGGCGCGACGGGTTTTTTGTTGCGGTTTACCCCAAAAAACTAATCTAAATACCCGCGTCAGGTTGAGAGCTGTTAAGCCGTTAACTAAAATGAGAATGGCAATTACCCAAGGACTCACTCTCACTAAACCATCAGCCCAAGACAACATTGCCCAAAAACTACCTAGTGGTAGCAGTGTTACCATTCCGGCTGCACCCACTACGTAAGCAGTAGTAGTGGCTGGCATTTTTGACCATAAACCACCCATTTCTGTTAAATCTTGACTTTGGGTGGTGAAAATCACAGAACCAGAACTCATAAATAATAATGCTTTAGCGATCGCATGAGTTAACAGCAGCATCAAAGCCACACCACCCTGCTGTAAACCTACCGCTAAAAATACCAGTCCCATATAAGCACTAGTAGAGTGGGATAAAGCCCGCTTAATATCAGTCTGCGCCAGAGAAACTAAACTCGCTCCTACTGCTGTCACACCACCAATAATTAGCAAAGCATTCAAAGCTACAGGTGAGAGAGCCAAAATTGGCTGCAACTTGTACAAAACATAAGCACCACCCGCTACTACCAAGGAGTTCCGCATCACTGAAGCTGGGTTAGGGCCTTCCATTGCTTCATCTAACCACAAATGCAAAGGAAACTGGGCGCATTTCCCTGCTGGCCCCGCAATTAACGCTAAACCCAACAAAGTAGCAGTTAATGGGTTTAAATTCGCCGTCTGCACCCACTCATATAAATCAGAAAAATTCAAACTGCCCGCTAAGGTAGACAGGGTGACAACTGCCATCAGCAGCATTAAGTCGCCAACTCGCTTTGTCCAAAAAGCATCTCTAGCTGCTGTCACTACTAAAGGCTGTGCGTACCAAAATCCCACTAGCAAGTAAGTAGAAAGTGTCAGTACCTCCAAAAGCCCATAGGTGAGAAACAAAGAATCACTAATTGCTAAACCACTCAATGCGGCTTCAAAAAATCCGAGCAACCCAAAAAACCGTGCTAACGCCCAGTCCTTTTCCATGTAGCCCAAAGCGTAGATTTGCGCCAGTATACTCAGCCCAGTAATTAATACTGTTGCCCCAATACTCACTACTGAAAATTCCAACGCAAAAGATAAATTGAAATCAGCCGCTTGAAACCAAGTAATAATCGAGGTTTCTTGTTCTCTGTTCCAAATATCCTTAAAAACCAAGAGGCTATGAGCAAAAGCCAAAAGGGTAGTCAACAAGTTCAAATATGCTGCCGGTCTAGGCCCCGTCCTGCGGATGATTCCTAATGTCCACGGCAAGGTAAAAAGTGCGCCTAATAGACTATAAAAAGGCACACACCAACTTGTTGCAAATAGAAACTCATTCATTTAGATTTCCCTTGAAGACTCAGCCTTAAATTTTCCTAAAACCCTTAGAATAATCATTTACTAAAAAAAAATAAATTGTGCTAAAAACTAGGTTTTTTTAACTTTTTTCCTGAATCTGGATATCCAGTAGGTTTTACTTACTATCCCTTTATAAAACTGCAATTAAACTCAAATTAATTGCCAAGAAAGCATTTTTATTGTGCATATTTTGGCTCTTTTAATGTCTTCATTTCTACTTTTAGAACATAATTTTATAAAAGTTATTTAAAAAACTTATGTATTTTTTGTTCAGTCTTGATCCATACTACAAAACGAGGGAAAATCAGAGACTACACAATTCATAGACTCCTATTGTTCCCCTCTAGACAGGATTAACCTAGACTTATTGAATATCTTTTCCCAAATGTAATAAAAAAATTATAAAGCACAAGTGGTTGCTCTAGTAATCCGTCAACTTTGATTGAACAGATCACAGGTACGAAATTTTGTTAAGTTTTTTAAAACTTTTTTATTATAAACTATTATACTAATTTATGTTGCCAGGGGAGCCAAGCTTTTCTATGCTTAATTTGGAAGTGTTTTTTAGCTCAAGATGAGCTTCCCCGTCAAAATTTTCTTTTCCTCGGTACTGATTGGATTAATTTTTTAGGAGACATGGGATGCCAATTGCAGTTGGAATGATTGAGACCAAGGGATTTCCCGCAGTAGTAGAAGCAGCAGACGCAATGGTGAAAGCTGCCCGCGTAACTTTGGTAGGATATGAAAAAATCGGTAGTGCTAGAGTCACCGTCATTGTGCGCGGAGATGTATCTGAGGTACAAGCCTCAGTAGCAGCAGGTATTGAAGCAGCTAGAAGAGTCAATGGTGGCGAAGTTGTCTCAACTCACATCATTGCCCGCCCCCACGAAAACTTAGAATACGTCTTACCGATTCGTTACACGGAAGCTGTGGAACAGTTCCGTACCTAAAAGGCAGAGTTAAAAAAACTCATTAACGGGGTTGCCTTCTTGAGCATTACATACAAGTCCAGAAGCTAAAAAACTTAATTTCAGGAATCAAAGCAAATGTCGATCGCAGTGGGAATGGTAGAAACGCTAGGCTTTCCAGCAGTAGTAGAGGCAGCAGATGCGATGGTGAAAGCTGCCCGTGTAACTTTGGTAGGCTATGAAAAAATCGGTAGTGGACGAGTAACTGTGATTGTCAGAGGCGACGTATCGGAAGTACAAGCCTCAGTAGCAGCAGGTATTGAATCAGTTAAGCGTGTCAACGGCGGACAAGTCCTGTCTACTCACATCATTGCCCGTCCTCATGAGAACTTAGAATACGTCCTCCCAATTCGTTATACCGAAGATGTAGAACAATTCCGGGAAAATGTGAACGCAATTCGTCCCTTCGGTAGAAGACCATAATTAGTAATGCAAATTGCCAAAGTACGTGGCACAGTAGTTAGCACACAGAAAGAGCCTAGTCTTAGAGGTGTGAAGCTACTGTTGTTGCAATTAGTAGATGAAGCAGGCAACCTCCTGCCCAAATACGAGGTAGCAGCAGATAGCGTAGGCGCAGGAGTTGATGAGTGGGTACTCGTAAGTCGTGGTAGTGCGGCGCGTCAAGTACCTGGGAACGAGCAGCGTCCTTTGGATGCAGCAGTCGTGGCGATAATTGATACTATTCACGTAGAAGATCGTCTTATTTACAGCAAGAAAGACCAATACAGGTAGTCAACAGTCAACAGCCAACGGTCAGCTTCCAGTCTTATTGACTATGGACTATGGACTAGAGACTATTACCTAAATTTTAATCAGGAGGAATCTCGCGATGGCAGTCCGCAGCACGGCGGCTCCCCCAACCCCGTGGTCAAGGAGTTTAGCGGAACCCAAAATCCATGAAACCGCATTTGTACACTCTTTTTCCAACATTATTGGGGATGTCTACATAGGTGCAAATGTAATCGTTGCCCCAGGTACTTCAATCAGAGCCGATGAAGGTACACCTTTTTACATTGGTGAAAACACCAATCTTCAAGATGGTGTAGTGATTCATGGTTTGGAGCAAGGCCGAGTCATTGGTGATGATGACCAAGAATATTCAGTGTGGGTGGGCAAAAATGCTTCTATTACCCACATGGCCTTGATTCACGGGCCAGCCTATGTTGGTGATAACTCGTTTATTGGTTTTCGCTCAACGGTATTTAATGCCAGGGTAGGCGCAGGCTGCATTGTGATGATGCACGCTTTAATTCAAGATGTGGAAATTCCCCCTGGAAAATACGTACCCTCTGGTGCGATTATCACCACCCAACAGCAGGCCGATCGCCTCCCCGATGTTCAAGACCAAGACCAAGAATTCGCTCATCACGTCATTGGCATCAACCAGGCTTTGCGGGCAGGATACCTTTGTGCTGCGGATAGTAAGTGTATTGCACCCATTCGCGCGGAAACAGCTAAATCTTATACAAGCAATAAAATTAATGTCATAGAAATAGGAAGGAGTAGTGAAGTGGCAAGCAATAGCCTGGGTGCAGAAACCATCGATCAAGTACGTTACTTATTAGAGCAAGGTTATAAGATTGGCTCAGAACACGTAGATCAAAGAAGATTCCGTACAGGTTCTTGGACAAGTTGCAAACCAATCGAAGCCAGAACAGTACGTGACGCAGTAGCAGCCTTAGAAGCTTGTTTAGCTGACCACAGTGGTGAGTACGTACGTTTATTTGGCATTGACCCCAAGGGCAAACGCCGTGTATTAGAAACCATCATTCAGCGTCCTGATGGTGCAACTGGCTCAACAGCCTTCAAAGCCCCTGCTAGCCGCTCAAATGGTAGCTACAGCAGCAATGGTAATGGTTATAGCAACGGTGCTGCCAGTGGTAAATTACCCGCAGAAACCGTACAGCAAATTAGCCAACTCCTAGCAGGTGGTTACAAAATCGGCACAGAACACGTAGATGAACGCCGCTTCCGTACAGGCTCTTGGAATAGCTGTAAACCCATTGAAGCCAAAACCACAAATGAAGTAGTTTCCGCTTTAGAAGAGTGTATTGATAGCCATCAAGGCGAGTATGTCAGACTGATTGGTATCGATCCTAAAGCGAAACGGCGGATATTAGAAACTATTATTCAACGTCCCAATGGACAGGTAGCACCTGCTAGCACCCAAAAATCAGTAGCAAGTGCGCCATCCGCCACAGCCACAGCCACAGCTACCAGCACAAGATTGAGTGCAGAAGTAGTAGATCAAATCCGGCAAGTTCTCGGTGGTGGTTACAAACTGAGCATTGAACACGTAGACCAAAGAAGATTCCGCACAGGTTCTTGGAGTAGCACCGGCCCCATTGCAGCTACCTCCGAAAGAGAGGCGATCGCAGCCGTAGAAGCTTCCCTAGCTGAATTCGCAGGAGAATACGTGCGCTTAATTGGTATTGACCCCAAAGCCAAGCGGCGGGTGTTAGAAGCAATTATTCAGCGTCCATAATAGTGTTGAGTTGAAAGTGCTGAGTGATGAGTGCTGAGTGGAAAGTGCTGTTAGTGGTAGCGCGGCGTTTAGCCGAGAGTGAGTTAAAAGTGCTTTCAGCAGTAGTGTAGCGTTTAGTGGATGCTGGGCGGTTAGTGCAACTTCAAAGTTATACTAGCCAAGCAACTTGCATATACACTCATTACTTATTGCTCTTAACTCATCACTCAGCACGGGCTAAACGCCCCGCTTCCGCTAACAGCACTTCCTAATGATATTCGGCTTCCGAGGTTAAAATTTCCATGTCTGTGCCGCCACTGCGCCTCCACAACAATTTTGATTCCTACATTAGTGGCGAGGTGACGATTCATCCTAGTGCAGTTATTGCCCCTGGGGTGATACTCCAAGCGGCCGCAAACAGTAAGATTATCATCGGGGCAGGAGTATGTATTGGCATGGGGTCGATTCTCCAAGTTGATGAAGGTACTATCGAAATCGAACCAAGTGTCAGCTTGGGGGCAGGTTTTTTGATGGTTGGTGCAGGCAAAATTGGGATGAATGCCTGTATCGGTGCAGCGACAACGGTGTTTAGTTGTTCTATAGAAGCAGGCACAGTAGTACCACCAGGTTCGATTTTGGGTGATGTTGGTCGGCAAATTAAGGTGCAGGAGCAAGAACCGATACAGCAACCCACAGATAACCCGGAGGCTGCAACTACTCAAAAGCCCAAGGAGCCGGAGAGCAAAGTAATTAGCTCCACTAGCATCTCAGCAGCTTTTGTGGAATTCCACCACCAGTCTACATCTGTACCAGAATCATCAACATTGCCAGAAACTCAATCTGCTACTGTAGAGGAAGAGCAACCTGACTCTACCCAAACACAACTCAGCCCAGAAGATTCAGTATTGGATGAAGCCGCTAGTGCATCTTCTAATAGTTTCGGAACTCAAATCTACGGACAAGGGAGTATTCAAAGACTACTGGTGACATTGTTTCCCCATAGACAGTCCTTAAACAACCCCGTCTCTGACGATAGCTCTGAGTAAGTGTTAATTTGTGAGTATCCTGGAGGATTCACATGGAGACATATAATCAAAGGTCTATTAGCACAAACCAAAGTAGCCGTCGTCAAGAGAGCTTCAAGGATACCGCCCTGGGGTTAGTATCCACCCTTAGTTTCCCGGCGATCGTAGGCACTGCGGACATGATGCTCAAGTCGGCTGGAGTGCATCTAGTCGGCTACGAAAAAATTGGCAGTGGTCATTGTACTGCGATCGTCCGTGGTGGTATAGCGGATGTCCGTCTGGCTGTGGAATCTGGTGTACAAACAGCTGAACAATTTGGTCAATTA contains:
- a CDS encoding ribulose bisphosphate carboxylase small subunit, with the translated sequence MAVRSTAAPPTPWSRSLAEPKIHETAFVHSFSNIIGDVYIGANVIVAPGTSIRADEGTPFYIGENTNLQDGVVIHGLEQGRVIGDDDQEYSVWVGKNASITHMALIHGPAYVGDNSFIGFRSTVFNARVGAGCIVMMHALIQDVEIPPGKYVPSGAIITTQQQADRLPDVQDQDQEFAHHVIGINQALRAGYLCAADSKCIAPIRAETAKSYTSNKINVIEIGRSSEVASNSLGAETIDQVRYLLEQGYKIGSEHVDQRRFRTGSWTSCKPIEARTVRDAVAALEACLADHSGEYVRLFGIDPKGKRRVLETIIQRPDGATGSTAFKAPASRSNGSYSSNGNGYSNGAASGKLPAETVQQISQLLAGGYKIGTEHVDERRFRTGSWNSCKPIEAKTTNEVVSALEECIDSHQGEYVRLIGIDPKAKRRILETIIQRPNGQVAPASTQKSVASAPSATATATATSTRLSAEVVDQIRQVLGGGYKLSIEHVDQRRFRTGSWSSTGPIAATSEREAIAAVEASLAEFAGEYVRLIGIDPKAKRRVLEAIIQRP
- a CDS encoding transferase, whose product is MSVPPLRLHNNFDSYISGEVTIHPSAVIAPGVILQAAANSKIIIGAGVCIGMGSILQVDEGTIEIEPSVSLGAGFLMVGAGKIGMNACIGAATTVFSCSIEAGTVVPPGSILGDVGRQIKVQEQEPIQQPTDNPEAATTQKPKEPESKVISSTSISAAFVEFHHQSTSVPESSTLPETQSATVEEEQPDSTQTQLSPEDSVLDEAASASSNSFGTQIYGQGSIQRLLVTLFPHRQSLNNPVSDDSSE